The following are from one region of the Segatella oris genome:
- a CDS encoding AAA family ATPase, producing the protein MTSKADKTNDNMDFDNPELQNALQIVKFTRRSLFLTGKAGTGKSTLLKYIATTTKKKHIILAPTGIAAINAGGATLHSFFKLPFHPLLPDDSRYSVRNIRKTLKYNTEKIKLINEVELIIIDEISMVRADIIDFIDKILRVYCHNMREPFGGKQMLFVGDIYQLEPVLKEEEWRLLQPYYPSKFFFDAKIFSDFKLIAIELKKVYRQSDPLFISILDHIRTSSVTDADLRMLNNRVGASLETENSKLAITLSTRRDTVDYINDEKLKELPGDANVFNGIIEGEFPLSSLPTPIELELKLGAQVLFIKNDREKRWVNGTLGTVIGLDDAVDGHIYVMTEDGHNVDVEQEIWSNVKYTYNETEKKIEEEEIGTFRQFPLRLAWAITVHKSQGLTFSQVKIDFTGGVFAGGQTYVALSRCTAINGITLQEPLRRDEIFVRSEVTNFSCNYNNETALQTALQQSKADRQYHDAVKAFDKGDMAQCLDNFFLAIHSRYDIERPGPRRYIRKKLNIINLLREKNTKLQAKLKQQEDYLRKLAVEYVLMGKECEREGMKEAALRNYNKALELCPDIPEAKRKVRKLSKKEK; encoded by the coding sequence ATGACCTCTAAAGCAGACAAGACAAACGATAATATGGATTTCGACAATCCGGAGTTGCAGAATGCGCTCCAGATTGTTAAGTTTACCCGTCGCTCGCTCTTCCTTACAGGTAAAGCAGGGACGGGTAAATCAACGCTTTTAAAGTATATTGCTACTACAACTAAGAAGAAACACATCATTCTTGCGCCCACAGGTATAGCGGCAATCAATGCAGGTGGTGCAACCTTGCACAGCTTCTTTAAGCTTCCCTTTCACCCTTTGCTCCCCGATGATAGCCGATATTCTGTCAGAAATATACGCAAAACACTCAAATACAATACAGAGAAAATCAAGCTCATCAATGAAGTTGAATTGATTATCATTGATGAGATAAGCATGGTAAGAGCAGACATTATAGATTTCATCGACAAGATATTGCGCGTCTATTGCCACAATATGCGCGAACCTTTTGGTGGAAAACAAATGCTGTTTGTCGGTGATATCTACCAGTTGGAGCCTGTATTGAAGGAAGAAGAATGGCGATTGCTGCAACCTTACTACCCTTCAAAGTTCTTCTTTGATGCCAAAATCTTCAGTGATTTCAAGCTGATTGCCATTGAACTCAAGAAAGTCTATCGGCAATCCGACCCTCTGTTCATCAGCATTCTTGACCACATCCGCACATCAAGTGTGACAGATGCTGATCTCAGAATGCTCAACAACCGTGTCGGTGCATCGCTTGAAACCGAAAATTCAAAACTCGCTATAACCCTTTCAACACGCCGTGATACGGTGGATTATATCAATGATGAGAAGCTCAAGGAACTTCCCGGAGATGCTAATGTCTTTAACGGCATCATCGAAGGAGAGTTTCCTCTCAGCAGCCTCCCTACTCCAATCGAGCTTGAACTGAAATTAGGTGCACAGGTGTTATTCATTAAAAACGATCGTGAAAAGCGCTGGGTAAACGGCACACTCGGTACGGTTATCGGACTTGATGATGCTGTTGACGGCCATATCTATGTGATGACCGAAGACGGACACAACGTCGATGTGGAACAAGAGATATGGAGTAACGTCAAATATACCTACAATGAAACCGAGAAGAAAATCGAAGAAGAAGAGATAGGTACCTTTCGCCAGTTTCCATTACGATTGGCATGGGCCATCACTGTCCATAAGAGTCAGGGACTCACTTTCTCTCAAGTAAAGATTGATTTCACGGGAGGCGTTTTTGCCGGAGGGCAGACCTATGTTGCCCTTTCACGCTGCACGGCTATCAACGGCATTACACTTCAAGAACCTCTGCGGCGAGATGAAATCTTCGTCAGAAGCGAAGTGACTAACTTCTCATGTAACTATAACAATGAAACGGCCTTGCAGACGGCCCTTCAGCAAAGCAAGGCAGACAGACAATACCATGATGCCGTGAAAGCCTTTGATAAGGGAGACATGGCGCAATGCCTCGACAACTTCTTTCTTGCCATACATAGCCGCTACGATATCGAAAGGCCTGGTCCCCGAAGATATATCAGGAAGAAACTCAACATCATTAACCTTTTGCGGGAAAAGAACACAAAACTACAGGCAAAACTAAAGCAACAAGAAGACTATTTGAGGAAACTGGCCGTTGAATATGTCCTCATGGGCAAGGAATGTGAAAGAGAAGGCATGAAAGAGGCAGCCTTACGCAATTACAACAAAGCCTTGGAACTGTGTCCGGACATCCCGGAAGCCAAGAGGAAAGTGCGTAAATTAAGCAAGAAAGAAAAATAA
- a CDS encoding SLC13 family permease: MQGSINSVLSGDFNKKKFLMCVVTAILTVIVWNLPSSFFGIEGLTVVQQRVIAIFVMAVLLWITEAIPAWATSITIIFVLLFCVSDSSFQFFQGTEDQYGTMLDHVGVMACFADPTIILFLGGFVLAIAATKSGLDVLAARTLMKPFGQKSENVLLGFLLITGVFSMFISNTATAAMMLTFLTPVFKALPANGKGRIALTMAIPVGANLGGMGTPIGTPPNVFALKYLNDPTGLNIGITFSHWMMIMVPLVIVLLIIAWRMIIRFFPFTQKTIQLDIKGEVSHNWRTVVVAATFILTIFLWVAGKNLFGINANTVAMLPIAVFAITRVITAKDLQDIDWSVIWMVAGGFALGNAMNGTGLAENAIKSIPFGAWNPLIILFIACIICFILSNFISNTATAALLVPILAVVCKGMGENLGMIGGTVTILVGIAVAASAAMSLPISTPPNAIAFSTGLIKQNDMLKVGVSVGVITLIIGISMLIVIGKLGLF, from the coding sequence ATGCAGGGCTCAATCAATTCAGTTTTATCGGGAGATTTCAACAAAAAGAAATTCCTGATGTGTGTGGTTACAGCAATCTTGACTGTAATCGTATGGAATCTTCCAAGTAGTTTCTTCGGCATCGAAGGGCTGACTGTCGTTCAACAGCGCGTAATTGCCATTTTCGTTATGGCCGTATTGCTGTGGATAACAGAAGCCATTCCAGCCTGGGCAACCTCTATCACCATTATCTTCGTGCTGCTCTTCTGTGTCAGTGACTCGTCATTCCAGTTCTTTCAAGGCACAGAAGATCAGTACGGAACAATGCTTGACCACGTGGGAGTCATGGCATGTTTCGCCGATCCGACAATCATCTTGTTCTTAGGTGGCTTTGTGTTGGCAATTGCAGCAACCAAGAGTGGCCTTGATGTTCTTGCGGCCCGAACGCTGATGAAGCCTTTCGGACAAAAGAGTGAGAACGTGCTTTTAGGCTTTCTTCTCATAACAGGTGTGTTCTCCATGTTCATTTCCAACACTGCAACAGCAGCGATGATGCTCACTTTCCTCACCCCTGTATTCAAGGCACTTCCTGCAAATGGTAAAGGAAGAATAGCGCTTACAATGGCCATTCCGGTAGGAGCTAACTTAGGAGGTATGGGTACCCCTATCGGTACACCACCGAATGTATTTGCCTTGAAATACCTCAATGACCCCACAGGGCTGAACATCGGCATCACATTCTCCCACTGGATGATGATTATGGTGCCGCTTGTTATCGTGTTGCTCATCATTGCATGGCGCATGATTATACGCTTCTTCCCATTCACTCAAAAGACTATACAGCTTGACATCAAGGGAGAAGTTTCACATAACTGGCGCACTGTCGTCGTAGCAGCAACCTTCATCCTGACTATTTTCCTATGGGTTGCCGGCAAAAACCTATTTGGCATCAACGCAAATACAGTCGCCATGCTGCCAATTGCCGTATTTGCCATCACCAGAGTCATAACAGCAAAAGACCTGCAAGATATCGACTGGTCTGTTATCTGGATGGTAGCGGGAGGTTTTGCCCTCGGTAATGCAATGAACGGAACAGGTCTTGCTGAGAACGCAATCAAGAGTATTCCCTTCGGAGCATGGAACCCCTTGATTATTCTTTTCATTGCATGTATCATCTGCTTTATACTGAGTAACTTCATATCCAATACGGCCACAGCTGCTCTGCTCGTGCCAATTCTTGCAGTTGTATGTAAAGGTATGGGCGAAAACTTAGGTATGATTGGTGGCACAGTGACGATATTGGTCGGTATTGCTGTAGCGGCAAGTGCTGCAATGAGCCTTCCCATCAGTACTCCTCCGAATGCCATTGCATTCTCTACAGGCCTTATAAAGCAGAACGACATGCTGAAAGTCGGTGTTTCGGTAGGCGTAATAACCCTCATCATTGGTATCAGTATGCTTATTGTAATTGGCAAATTAGGGCTGTTCTGA
- a CDS encoding NCS2 family permease — MFLQKALGFNPTTMKARTEIIAGATTFLTMCYILAVNPGILSTTGMDKGAVFTATAIASAIATLLLAFMAKLPFAQAPSMGLNAFFAFTLCQAMHYTWQQSLAIMLAEGVLFLLITFLNIREHILNAIPNNLRYAISAGIGMFIAFIGLKNAEIIVANPATYVGLGKFTPTAILGVIGIILSGVLMARRIKGALFLSIIITTIIGIPMGVTQIPAGWLPVDMPQDIRPIFAKFDFSELITLKTGLVIISLLMVNIFDTVGTLVGLAYKTGIVKKDGSIPHIKEAMMSDAIGTTCGAFLGSSTLTTYVESAAGIAEGGRSGLTSAFVGLLFIISLFLSPLFMLIPSAATSGALVLVGVLMLDSVKQLELNDVSEAFPAFITMITMVLCYSIADGIYLGILSYVILKLCTSQYKVLNSTLIILSILFILNFIYG; from the coding sequence ATGTTCTTACAGAAAGCTTTGGGTTTCAATCCCACTACGATGAAGGCTCGCACAGAAATCATCGCCGGAGCCACGACATTCCTCACCATGTGTTACATTCTTGCTGTCAATCCAGGTATTCTAAGCACTACGGGAATGGACAAAGGAGCTGTCTTTACGGCCACAGCAATTGCTTCAGCCATAGCAACCTTACTGTTGGCTTTCATGGCCAAACTACCTTTTGCACAGGCACCGAGTATGGGACTCAACGCTTTTTTTGCCTTCACACTCTGTCAGGCAATGCACTATACATGGCAACAATCGTTGGCAATCATGCTGGCTGAAGGTGTTCTTTTCCTTCTGATAACCTTCCTCAACATTCGGGAACACATCCTGAATGCAATTCCAAACAACCTGCGTTACGCAATCTCAGCCGGTATCGGTATGTTCATTGCATTCATTGGACTGAAGAATGCAGAAATCATTGTAGCCAATCCTGCAACCTATGTAGGATTAGGTAAGTTCACCCCAACAGCAATTTTAGGTGTCATTGGGATTATTCTCAGTGGTGTTCTCATGGCACGTCGCATCAAAGGAGCTTTGTTCCTCAGCATCATTATCACAACTATCATCGGCATTCCGATGGGAGTAACACAAATTCCTGCAGGGTGGTTACCTGTTGACATGCCTCAGGATATTCGGCCAATCTTTGCTAAATTTGATTTCTCTGAACTTATCACACTGAAGACCGGCCTTGTGATTATCTCCCTTTTAATGGTCAACATCTTCGATACTGTAGGTACACTTGTCGGCCTTGCTTATAAAACTGGCATCGTAAAGAAAGACGGTTCAATTCCCCACATCAAGGAAGCTATGATGAGTGATGCCATTGGAACAACCTGTGGTGCATTCTTGGGATCAAGCACTTTGACTACTTATGTGGAGAGTGCAGCAGGCATAGCCGAGGGCGGACGCAGTGGTCTGACCTCTGCTTTCGTGGGACTGTTATTCATTATTTCACTGTTCCTGTCGCCTCTTTTCATGCTTATCCCCAGTGCTGCAACAAGCGGAGCACTCGTTCTTGTAGGCGTATTGATGCTCGACAGCGTGAAACAACTTGAACTCAACGATGTAAGTGAGGCCTTTCCTGCTTTTATCACGATGATAACCATGGTGCTCTGCTACTCTATTGCCGATGGTATCTATTTGGGAATTCTAAGCTATGTCATCTTGAAACTTTGCACTTCGCAATATAAAGTGCTTAATTCCACATTGATAATCCTTTCTATTCTCTTCATTCTAAACTTTATTTACGGATAA
- a CDS encoding SDR family NAD(P)-dependent oxidoreductase, with protein MEKKTALITGATSGIGAACARRFAHGGYDLVLTGRNQEKLHEVSLQLQKEGTDVLTLAFDITNREAAMKAVSQLNDRWSQIDVLINNAGLALGLEKEYEGNMDEWDTMIDTNIKGLLTMTRLIVPKMIERQCGHVINIGSVAGDAAYAGGNVYCATKAAVKALSDGLRIDVAHTPIRVTNIKPGLVETNFSNVRFHGNKEKADSVYKGIKPLTGDDIADVAFYAANAPAHVQIAEVLVLATHQANGSVTHRER; from the coding sequence ATGGAAAAGAAAACCGCATTGATTACCGGTGCAACAAGTGGCATTGGAGCTGCATGTGCCCGAAGATTTGCACATGGAGGATATGACCTTGTCCTTACAGGACGCAATCAAGAGAAACTTCATGAAGTATCTCTGCAGCTACAGAAAGAGGGCACAGATGTATTGACGCTTGCTTTCGATATTACCAATCGAGAAGCTGCGATGAAGGCTGTCAGTCAGTTAAATGACAGGTGGAGTCAAATAGATGTACTCATCAACAATGCAGGGTTGGCTTTAGGACTTGAAAAAGAATACGAGGGAAACATGGATGAATGGGATACCATGATTGATACAAACATCAAAGGTTTGCTCACCATGACACGCCTTATTGTCCCCAAGATGATTGAAAGACAATGCGGACATGTCATTAATATTGGCAGCGTTGCAGGCGATGCAGCCTATGCCGGAGGTAATGTTTACTGTGCAACAAAGGCTGCTGTCAAGGCACTTTCTGACGGATTACGGATTGATGTGGCTCATACGCCCATTCGAGTGACCAATATCAAGCCGGGACTTGTAGAGACTAACTTCAGCAATGTGCGTTTTCATGGCAACAAAGAAAAGGCAGACAGTGTCTATAAAGGAATTAAACCGCTCACAGGAGATGATATTGCCGATGTAGCGTTTTATGCTGCCAATGCACCTGCCCACGTACAGATTGCAGAGGTTCTCGTCCTTGCAACGCATCAGGCTAACGGTTCGGTCACTCATAGAGAACGGTAA
- a CDS encoding nitroreductase family protein: protein MDFLELSKKRFATRKFSQETISKEDLNYIMESVRMAPSAVNRQPWKFVIVQSGTAKEKLLQCYDREWFRSAPLYIICLKDTMSNWIRPFDNKAHGDIDLAIAIEHLCLAATERGLGTCWVCNYDPERLSQLFPTPGYEAVAIIPLGHIAPDCPHKEKQRKPLEEITEYI from the coding sequence ATGGATTTTTTAGAACTAAGCAAGAAGAGGTTTGCTACGCGCAAATTCAGTCAAGAAACAATAAGTAAAGAGGACCTGAACTATATCATGGAGAGTGTGAGAATGGCTCCTTCAGCCGTAAACCGACAGCCATGGAAGTTTGTCATCGTACAGTCTGGCACTGCAAAAGAGAAGCTTTTGCAATGCTATGACAGGGAGTGGTTCCGCTCTGCCCCACTCTATATCATCTGTCTGAAAGACACTATGTCCAATTGGATACGCCCTTTCGACAACAAGGCTCATGGAGACATTGACCTTGCCATAGCCATTGAACACCTCTGCTTGGCAGCAACCGAGCGAGGATTAGGCACTTGTTGGGTGTGTAACTATGACCCGGAAAGACTTTCTCAGCTGTTCCCTACGCCGGGATATGAAGCAGTTGCCATCATTCCTCTGGGACATATTGCCCCGGACTGTCCTCATAAAGAAAAACAACGTAAACCTTTAGAAGAAATCACAGAATACATCTAA
- the infC gene encoding translation initiation factor IF-3, whose translation MKNDKLKNQYRVNEQIRVREVRIVGEDGSEVVPTRKALDMAHQKGVDLVEISPNAQPPVCRLIDYSKFLYQQKKHQKEMKQKQVKVEVKEIRFGPQTDEHDYQFKLKHAREFLNEGNKVRAYVFFRGRSILFKEQGEVLLLRFANDLEEFGKVEQMPKLEGKKMFLYLAPKKVGVVKKSQQKMDREKREAEAKAAEQNQKNENAENNGLFANAKNGQDVLSKLKNGSSVEE comes from the coding sequence ATGAAGAATGACAAATTGAAAAATCAGTACCGTGTTAATGAACAAATACGTGTACGTGAGGTCCGTATCGTAGGAGAGGACGGTTCTGAAGTAGTACCTACACGCAAAGCTTTGGATATGGCGCACCAGAAAGGTGTTGATCTTGTAGAGATTTCGCCTAATGCCCAGCCACCGGTTTGTCGTCTCATTGACTATTCAAAATTCCTTTACCAGCAGAAGAAGCACCAGAAGGAAATGAAGCAGAAGCAGGTGAAGGTTGAAGTGAAAGAAATACGTTTCGGTCCTCAGACCGATGAACATGACTATCAGTTCAAGTTGAAGCATGCACGCGAATTCCTCAACGAAGGCAACAAGGTTCGTGCTTATGTGTTCTTTCGTGGTCGTTCAATCCTTTTCAAGGAACAGGGAGAAGTTCTGCTACTCCGCTTTGCAAACGATCTTGAAGAGTTTGGAAAAGTGGAACAGATGCCGAAGTTGGAAGGAAAAAAGATGTTCCTCTATCTCGCACCAAAGAAAGTGGGAGTCGTAAAGAAGAGCCAACAGAAAATGGATAGAGAAAAGCGTGAGGCCGAAGCTAAAGCTGCAGAGCAAAACCAGAAGAATGAAAATGCAGAGAATAACGGCTTATTTGCCAATGCGAAGAACGGCCAAGACGTACTTAGCAAACTGAAAAATGGAAGTTCTGTAGAAGAATAA
- the rpmI gene encoding 50S ribosomal protein L35 yields the protein MPKVKTNSGAKKRFSFTGTGKIKRHHAYHSHILTKKTKKQKRNLVHQTMVDHSNMKQVRDLLCLR from the coding sequence ATGCCAAAAGTAAAGACAAATTCCGGCGCAAAGAAAAGGTTCTCATTCACCGGTACTGGTAAGATTAAAAGACATCATGCTTACCACAGTCACATTCTGACTAAGAAGACAAAGAAACAGAAGAGAAATCTTGTTCACCAGACAATGGTTGATCACAGTAACATGAAGCAGGTTCGCGACTTGCTCTGTCTTCGTTAA
- the rplT gene encoding 50S ribosomal protein L20: MPRSVNHVASKAKRTRILKLTKGYYGARKNVWTVAKNTWEKGLTYAYRDRRNKKRNFRALWIQRINAAARLENMSYSTLMGALHKAGIEINRKVLADLAVNNPEAFKAIVEKVK; encoded by the coding sequence ATGCCAAGATCAGTAAATCATGTTGCTTCAAAAGCAAAGAGAACAAGAATTCTGAAGCTCACTAAAGGTTACTATGGAGCGAGAAAGAATGTTTGGACGGTAGCAAAGAATACATGGGAAAAAGGTCTCACCTACGCTTATCGTGACCGCCGAAACAAAAAACGTAACTTCCGTGCATTGTGGATTCAGCGTATCAACGCAGCTGCCCGCCTTGAGAATATGAGTTATTCTACATTGATGGGTGCTCTCCATAAAGCTGGTATTGAAATCAACCGCAAGGTTCTTGCAGACCTTGCCGTAAACAATCCCGAAGCTTTTAAAGCTATCGTAGAAAAGGTTAAGTAA
- a CDS encoding ATP-binding protein: MEAFFRTHAYLVEHTNVSVRRTLMDEINWNGRMIGIKGTRGVGKTTFLLQYAKEKFGAHDRRCLYVNMNNFYFQSKGIAEFAGDFVNNGGKVLLIDQVFKQPNWSVELRKCYDSYPNLKIIFTGSSVMRLKEENPELHNIVESYNLRGLSFREYLNLMTGNNFHAYTLSEILHNHEHIIKDILPLISPQKYFHDYIHHGFYPFFLEHTNFSENLLKTMNMMTEVDILLIKQIDLKYLTKIKKLFYLLAVEGPKAPNISNLAHEIQTSRATVMNYIKYLADARLINIIYPVGQEFPKKPSKVMMHNSNLMYAIYPIQVNEQEVMETFFVNSLWKDHKVNQASKDHYFTVDGCRKFKIIDAQSEHKQRCNPDTVYARYNTEVGKDNLIPLWLLGFLY, encoded by the coding sequence ATGGAAGCTTTCTTTCGTACACACGCTTATCTTGTTGAGCATACAAACGTATCAGTACGTCGCACCCTTATGGATGAGATTAACTGGAACGGTCGCATGATTGGCATTAAAGGGACACGCGGTGTAGGAAAGACCACATTTCTACTGCAATATGCCAAGGAAAAGTTTGGCGCACACGATCGGCGATGCCTCTATGTCAACATGAACAACTTTTATTTCCAAAGTAAAGGTATTGCAGAATTCGCCGGGGACTTTGTCAACAACGGAGGAAAAGTACTACTGATAGACCAGGTATTCAAGCAACCTAATTGGAGCGTAGAGCTTCGCAAATGTTATGATTCCTATCCTAATCTAAAGATTATATTCACGGGTAGCAGTGTGATGAGACTCAAAGAAGAAAACCCAGAACTCCATAATATTGTCGAAAGCTATAATCTTCGGGGGCTGTCTTTCCGTGAATATCTCAATCTTATGACGGGAAATAACTTTCATGCTTACACTCTATCTGAGATATTGCATAATCATGAACATATCATCAAGGACATTCTCCCGCTCATAAGTCCTCAGAAATACTTCCATGATTATATTCATCATGGCTTTTATCCATTCTTTTTAGAACACACCAACTTTTCGGAAAACTTACTCAAAACAATGAACATGATGACAGAAGTCGACATTCTGCTCATCAAGCAAATTGATTTGAAATATCTTACAAAAATCAAGAAGCTTTTTTATCTGCTGGCAGTAGAAGGCCCTAAGGCACCTAACATCAGCAATTTAGCTCACGAAATACAGACCAGTCGAGCCACGGTTATGAATTACATCAAGTATCTTGCCGATGCCCGACTCATTAACATCATTTACCCTGTTGGGCAGGAATTCCCCAAAAAGCCAAGCAAGGTCATGATGCATAACTCCAATCTCATGTATGCAATCTACCCCATTCAGGTCAATGAGCAGGAGGTTATGGAAACTTTCTTCGTCAATTCACTTTGGAAAGATCACAAAGTTAATCAGGCTTCCAAGGATCACTATTTCACCGTCGATGGCTGTCGCAAGTTCAAAATTATTGATGCACAAAGCGAACACAAGCAACGATGCAACCCAGATACGGTCTATGCACGCTATAATACAGAAGTAGGAAAAGACAATCTCATTCCACTTTGGTTATTGGGTTTCCTTTATTAA